A single region of the Salarchaeum japonicum genome encodes:
- a CDS encoding tyrosine-type recombinase/integrase → MRPEELTPREAWKRYVDRRRPEYTEHSTQTYHYRLKQFVEWCEENGIETVSDLTGWAFENYETARSGDELAPITLHNEMKTLRQFVRYLERIEAVDDRLSEKIHVPKVNADEKTNDTKLTTDAARILLNHYRQHERGSRRHALLEVLWNVGCRLGAIRALDARDYYPDDQYLQFRHRPDTGTPLKKKHKGERPVALSDEAADALDHYLNGGNRWDSYDEHGRKPLFASRQGRPSQNTVRVWTYMATLPCIAVDCPHDRDPDTCQFTERNHASKCPSSRSPHQIRTGSITWQLDAGLPPEVVSVRVNASVETINQHYDKATPRERMERRRRSYIDQLHLES, encoded by the coding sequence ATGAGGCCGGAGGAACTCACGCCGCGGGAGGCCTGGAAGCGGTACGTTGACCGACGCCGTCCGGAGTACACCGAGCACAGCACCCAGACCTACCACTACCGACTGAAACAGTTCGTCGAGTGGTGCGAGGAAAACGGCATCGAAACCGTCAGCGACCTCACCGGCTGGGCGTTCGAGAACTACGAAACCGCACGCTCAGGCGACGAACTCGCCCCCATCACGCTCCACAACGAGATGAAGACGCTCCGGCAGTTCGTCCGCTACCTCGAACGCATCGAAGCCGTCGACGACAGACTCAGCGAGAAAATCCACGTCCCGAAGGTAAACGCCGACGAGAAGACCAACGACACGAAACTCACCACTGACGCCGCGCGCATCCTCCTCAACCACTACCGCCAGCACGAGCGCGGCTCACGACGCCATGCACTGCTCGAAGTGCTCTGGAACGTCGGCTGCCGACTCGGCGCGATTCGCGCCCTCGACGCTCGCGACTACTACCCCGACGACCAGTACCTCCAGTTCAGGCATCGGCCAGACACCGGCACGCCCCTGAAGAAGAAGCACAAGGGCGAGCGCCCGGTCGCCCTGTCCGACGAAGCCGCAGACGCCCTCGACCACTACCTGAACGGCGGCAACCGCTGGGACAGCTACGACGAGCACGGCAGGAAGCCGCTGTTCGCGAGCCGACAGGGCCGCCCGAGCCAGAACACCGTCCGCGTCTGGACGTACATGGCGACGCTCCCCTGCATCGCCGTTGACTGCCCCCACGACCGCGACCCAGACACCTGCCAGTTCACCGAACGCAACCACGCCAGCAAGTGCCCGTCATCGCGAAGCCCACACCAGATTCGTACGGGTTCGATAACGTGGCAACTCGACGCCGGCCTTCCCCCGGAAGTCGTCTCTGTCCGCGTGAACGCCTCGGTAGAAACGATAAATCAGCACTACGACAAGGCGACTCCCCGCGAGCGCATGGAGCGCCGCCGTCGTAGCTACATCGACCAGCTCCACCTCGAATCATGA
- a CDS encoding MarR family transcriptional regulator, with product MNIWDDRILEILEDEGPLPVGKLANHKAIHTSKSTISRRCRKLAEKGLLQKIGNGVYSISDIGLAYLDGEYDAEAEEFIEDPSTYDFESSEQEANGA from the coding sequence ATGAATATCTGGGACGACAGAATACTCGAAATCCTGGAAGACGAAGGGCCGCTCCCAGTCGGGAAACTCGCCAACCACAAGGCGATTCATACTTCGAAGTCCACTATCTCACGGCGCTGTCGGAAGCTCGCCGAGAAAGGACTACTCCAGAAAATCGGAAACGGAGTCTACTCTATCAGCGATATCGGACTCGCTTATCTCGACGGAGAATACGACGCGGAGGCCGAGGAATTCATTGAGGATCCGTCTACGTACGACTTCGAATCCAGCGAACAGGAGGCCAACGGAGCATGA
- a CDS encoding tyrosine-type recombinase/integrase, with translation MNLQEHDSRDDMKVWLSEDEVDELLDATDTQQQRIALALGARCGLRSHEVLDVAPEHVVDTEAGPMLRVWHGKGEQFRETPIPRDLYTTVRTLDEFRDAARDAPLLDITTTRTLRRWVERAAGELADETDDPGWNYLTFHDLRRTWATALKSAEVDSLLVCDWGGWDDLETFLEHYRGTYSPDAQKRERGKVEWL, from the coding sequence ATGAATCTCCAAGAGCACGACTCCCGCGACGACATGAAGGTATGGCTCAGCGAAGACGAAGTCGACGAGCTGCTCGACGCCACCGACACCCAGCAACAGCGCATCGCACTCGCGCTCGGTGCGCGTTGCGGCCTCCGCAGTCACGAAGTCCTCGACGTTGCTCCCGAACACGTCGTCGACACCGAAGCCGGCCCGATGCTCCGCGTCTGGCACGGGAAAGGCGAGCAGTTCCGTGAGACGCCGATACCGCGCGACCTCTACACCACCGTCCGCACCCTCGACGAATTCCGCGACGCCGCACGCGATGCCCCACTCCTTGATATCACGACGACCAGGACACTCCGGCGCTGGGTCGAACGCGCCGCCGGCGAGCTGGCCGACGAGACCGACGACCCCGGCTGGAACTACCTCACCTTCCACGACCTCCGCCGTACCTGGGCAACCGCACTCAAGAGCGCAGAAGTCGATTCCCTCCTCGTCTGCGACTGGGGCGGCTGGGACGATCTGGAGACGTTCCTGGAACACTACCGCGGAACGTACTCACCGGATGCGCAGAAACGAGAACGCGGAAAGGTAGAGTGGTTATAG
- a CDS encoding antitoxin VapB family protein gives MSTTLRVSDDTKALLEHLKRDDETFDELLERLAQSEKPINVGAWSEDQADRARTAVKRSRESFER, from the coding sequence ATGAGTACGACACTCCGCGTCTCGGACGACACGAAAGCGCTCCTAGAGCACTTGAAACGGGACGACGAGACGTTCGACGAACTCCTCGAACGACTCGCACAGAGCGAGAAACCGATTAACGTCGGCGCGTGGAGCGAAGATCAGGCCGACCGTGCGCGAACGGCCGTGAAGCGCTCACGGGAGAGCTTCGAACGGTGA
- a CDS encoding PIN domain-containing protein: MTFLDSSVIIDMLEGVPEVVEYVEARGQPYLTSSLCVFEVINGELGVGSTDVVEVRQDFGGVQALDLNENIALEAARIQDQLLDDGERMATRDLLIAATARSTGAELVVADDDFETRLLTDLMEVTNLRTET, translated from the coding sequence GTGACCTTCCTCGATTCCTCGGTCATCATCGACATGCTCGAAGGCGTCCCCGAGGTCGTCGAGTACGTCGAAGCCCGCGGGCAACCCTACCTCACGTCCTCCCTCTGCGTCTTCGAAGTCATCAACGGCGAGCTGGGCGTCGGCTCGACCGATGTCGTCGAAGTCCGCCAGGACTTCGGCGGGGTGCAAGCCCTTGACTTGAACGAGAACATCGCCCTCGAAGCCGCGCGAATACAGGACCAACTACTCGACGACGGGGAGCGAATGGCGACTCGGGATCTACTGATCGCCGCGACGGCGCGCTCCACGGGCGCGGAACTCGTCGTCGCCGACGACGACTTCGAAACCCGCCTACTCACCGACCTGATGGAGGTAACGAACCTCCGGACCGAGACCTAA
- a CDS encoding ATP-binding protein, whose translation MTHLLLGGVSGWGKSINAQAWLERNLAEFDHAVILDYKDEYRGVVKAGLASWVGVDAELARLSVAGWQKLLQNNPRLVLARAVDVETWRTVANRVAAALLELDGSGLFAFDEAHFVASQRKGTPDRVIEVATTGRSMGVSSIAITQRLQKLDEDYLSQCNEKILGGFTSERDRKKLDVEYSVDVHNPERTAAIRGLPEELHADDDGPVPVRRWTNENGQTTGSEWIYSNDRGERQRLDTTGLPDRMETTHYGPEGQHLDMPEYA comes from the coding sequence GTGACCCATCTTCTCCTCGGCGGCGTCTCCGGCTGGGGGAAGTCGATCAACGCACAGGCCTGGCTAGAGCGCAACCTCGCGGAGTTCGACCACGCCGTCATCCTCGACTACAAAGACGAGTACAGGGGCGTGGTGAAAGCCGGCCTCGCCTCGTGGGTCGGAGTCGACGCCGAACTCGCCCGGCTCTCCGTCGCCGGCTGGCAGAAGCTCCTTCAGAACAATCCCCGTCTCGTGCTCGCTCGCGCCGTCGATGTCGAGACCTGGCGTACGGTCGCGAACCGTGTCGCCGCCGCGCTCCTCGAACTCGACGGAAGTGGACTCTTCGCGTTCGACGAAGCCCACTTCGTCGCCTCCCAGCGGAAAGGCACGCCCGACCGCGTCATCGAAGTGGCGACCACCGGCCGCTCGATGGGCGTCTCCTCGATCGCCATCACGCAACGCCTCCAGAAGCTCGACGAGGATTACCTGAGTCAGTGTAACGAGAAGATTCTCGGCGGGTTCACGAGCGAGCGCGACCGGAAGAAGCTCGATGTCGAGTATTCCGTCGATGTTCACAATCCCGAACGAACGGCCGCGATTCGCGGACTCCCGGAGGAACTTCACGCGGACGACGACGGCCCGGTTCCCGTCCGTCGCTGGACGAACGAGAACGGCCAGACGACCGGGAGCGAGTGGATTTACTCGAACGACCGCGGCGAACGCCAGCGCCTCGACACCACGGGACTCCCCGACCGCATGGAGACGACGCACTACGGGCCGGAAGGCCAGCACCTCGATATGCCGGAGTACGCCTGA
- a CDS encoding DNA polymerase V family protein: MTTDTDTPSDDSAAGPESLDTDDPNVEPDAENADEQPDLDDDEMADLAGIGEEIEDELDDAESDDGDEESDETESADEARDSTPSHDRRKWGDMYCNIAVTATESLIEGLDGDAEVSGDDLRDLDVDDAFNEMMAERGRPEDVPPQQWVFMGTAMFVVGNVVAQTDVLERLLDDV; the protein is encoded by the coding sequence ATGACGACCGACACAGACACCCCAAGCGACGACAGCGCAGCCGGTCCCGAATCGCTCGACACCGACGACCCGAATGTCGAACCGGACGCCGAGAACGCCGACGAACAACCCGACCTCGACGACGACGAGATGGCCGACCTCGCCGGCATCGGCGAGGAGATCGAGGACGAACTCGACGACGCTGAATCCGATGACGGCGACGAAGAGAGCGACGAAACCGAGTCGGCCGACGAAGCGCGTGATTCGACGCCGTCCCACGACCGGCGGAAGTGGGGTGACATGTACTGTAACATCGCCGTCACCGCCACCGAATCCCTCATCGAGGGCCTCGACGGCGACGCCGAGGTGTCCGGCGACGACCTCCGCGACCTCGACGTTGACGACGCATTCAACGAGATGATGGCCGAACGCGGCCGTCCCGAGGACGTGCCACCCCAGCAGTGGGTGTTCATGGGCACCGCGATGTTCGTCGTCGGCAACGTCGTCGCACAAACGGACGTACTCGAACGCCTCCTCGACGATGTTTAG
- a CDS encoding CopG family ribbon-helix-helix protein, with the protein MKSAPTSRVSVSGIPDDTLDELDALAEAEDKSRSEKIVELIEAEVGERLPDDNDEYRPSDPSLNTVYTVAVDHAKQHQLRFDLHKSKMATETGIPGTALRGYLVSLQREGYVKHQMGDALGSGSDADFWRIKPLCANPRAWRYSEVYDPEYVAELESMTPEETLGRLENATPARGQADD; encoded by the coding sequence ATGAAATCCGCGCCGACCTCCCGCGTCAGCGTCTCCGGCATCCCCGACGACACCCTCGACGAACTCGACGCGCTCGCCGAAGCCGAAGACAAGAGTCGTAGCGAGAAGATCGTCGAGCTCATCGAGGCCGAAGTCGGTGAACGCCTCCCCGACGACAACGACGAGTACCGACCGAGTGACCCGTCGCTGAACACCGTCTACACCGTCGCGGTCGACCACGCGAAACAGCACCAGCTCCGGTTCGACCTCCACAAGAGCAAGATGGCGACCGAGACCGGAATCCCCGGAACGGCGCTCCGCGGCTACCTGGTGTCGCTCCAGCGCGAGGGATACGTGAAACACCAGATGGGTGACGCGCTCGGCTCCGGCTCCGATGCCGACTTCTGGCGCATTAAGCCCCTCTGCGCGAACCCGCGAGCCTGGCGGTACTCAGAAGTCTACGACCCCGAGTACGTCGCTGAACTCGAATCCATGACACCCGAGGAAACCCTTGGCCGCCTCGAAAACGCGACGCCAGCACGAGGGCAGGCCGATGACTGA
- a CDS encoding SWIM zinc finger family protein, with protein MKRPLDFERERDHETDSWARSDPLHAVIRPRLGDTYDVKLPNGEYHDVRLHRDHGAWLGTCDCKGYEYNDGPCAHLCALRRAHWTAEHQPSDPAGLDIHGNHVHIPETTDDPNDQPDATPEARADGGCVVEHVERPADLRTEPRWTGR; from the coding sequence ATGAAGCGCCCGCTCGACTTCGAGCGAGAACGCGACCACGAGACCGACTCGTGGGCGCGGAGCGACCCCCTCCACGCCGTCATCCGCCCCCGACTCGGCGACACCTACGACGTGAAACTCCCCAACGGCGAGTACCACGACGTACGCCTCCACCGCGACCACGGCGCATGGCTCGGCACCTGCGACTGCAAGGGCTACGAATACAACGACGGCCCCTGCGCCCACCTCTGCGCCCTCAGACGCGCCCACTGGACAGCCGAACACCAACCCAGCGACCCCGCAGGACTCGACATCCACGGCAACCACGTCCACATTCCCGAAACCACCGACGACCCCAACGACCAGCCCGACGCGACACCCGAAGCCCGCGCCGACGGCGGTTGCGTCGTCGAGCACGTCGAACGGCCCGCCGACCTCCGCACCGAACCGAGGTGGACGGGCCGATGA